In Rhizobium sp. WSM4643, the following are encoded in one genomic region:
- a CDS encoding M20/M25/M40 family metallo-hydrolase translates to MTDVRQVLARADQNLPSSLDTLFELLRIKSISTDPAYKAQCRKAAEWLVAYLGTLGFTASVRDTPGHPMVVAHHAGGAADAPHVLFYGHYDVQPVDPIELWENDPFEPSIKDVGEGRKILTGRGTSDDKGQLMTFVEACRAYKEINGALPCRVTILFEGEEESGSPSLKPFLEANAAELKADYALVCDTGMWDRDTPAIAAALRGLVGEEVIVTAADRDLHSGLFGGAAANPIHILVEALAGLRDETGRITLDGFYDGVEETPDNIKASWETLGKTADSFLGEVGLSIPSGEKGRSVLELTWARPTAEINGIWGGYTGEGFKTVIAAKASAKVSFRLVGTQDPTAIREAFRSYISSKIPADCSVEFHSHGGSPAIHLSYDSPVLTKAKNALSDEWPKPAIVIGMGGSIPIVGDFQKMLGMESLLVGFGLSDDRIHSPNEKYELVSYHKGIRSWVRILQALAA, encoded by the coding sequence ATGACCGATGTACGTCAGGTGCTTGCGCGCGCGGACCAGAACCTTCCATCGAGCCTCGACACGCTGTTCGAGCTTCTGCGCATCAAGTCGATTTCCACCGATCCCGCCTATAAAGCCCAATGCCGGAAGGCCGCCGAATGGCTCGTCGCCTATCTCGGGACGCTCGGCTTTACGGCCTCCGTGCGCGATACGCCTGGCCATCCGATGGTGGTCGCCCACCATGCCGGCGGCGCCGCCGATGCGCCGCATGTTCTCTTCTACGGCCATTACGACGTTCAGCCGGTCGATCCGATCGAGCTCTGGGAAAACGACCCCTTCGAGCCGTCGATCAAGGATGTCGGCGAGGGCCGCAAGATCCTGACCGGCCGCGGCACCTCCGACGACAAGGGCCAGCTGATGACCTTCGTCGAGGCCTGCCGCGCCTATAAGGAGATCAATGGCGCGCTTCCCTGCCGCGTCACCATTCTCTTCGAGGGCGAGGAGGAATCCGGCTCGCCATCCCTGAAGCCCTTCCTCGAAGCCAATGCTGCCGAGCTCAAGGCCGATTATGCGCTGGTCTGCGATACCGGCATGTGGGACCGCGACACGCCGGCAATCGCCGCAGCGCTACGCGGCCTCGTCGGCGAGGAAGTGATCGTGACGGCCGCCGACCGCGACTTGCATTCCGGTCTCTTCGGCGGCGCGGCCGCCAATCCGATCCATATTCTCGTCGAGGCTCTTGCCGGTCTGCGTGACGAGACGGGCCGCATCACGCTTGACGGCTTTTATGACGGCGTCGAGGAAACGCCCGACAATATCAAGGCGTCATGGGAGACCCTCGGCAAGACCGCGGACAGCTTCCTCGGCGAAGTCGGCCTTTCCATCCCATCCGGCGAAAAGGGCCGCTCGGTGCTGGAACTCACCTGGGCGCGGCCGACCGCCGAAATCAACGGCATCTGGGGCGGCTATACCGGCGAAGGCTTCAAGACGGTGATCGCCGCCAAGGCTTCGGCCAAGGTCTCTTTCCGGCTTGTCGGCACGCAGGATCCGACCGCCATCCGCGAGGCTTTCCGCAGCTATATCAGCTCGAAAATTCCCGCCGATTGCTCGGTCGAATTCCATTCGCATGGCGGCTCGCCGGCGATCCACCTCTCCTATGATTCGCCTGTTCTCACCAAGGCGAAGAACGCGCTTTCCGACGAGTGGCCGAAACCGGCCATCGTCATCGGCATGGGCGGGTCGATCCCGATCGTCGGGGATTTCCAGAAGATGCTCGGCATGGAATCGCTGCTCGTCGGCTTCGGCCTCAGCGATGACCGCATCCACTCGCCGAACGAGAAATACGAGCTCGTCTCCTACCACAAGGGTATCCGCTCCTGGGTGCGGATTCTTCAGGCGCTCGCCGCCTGA
- a CDS encoding MarR family winged helix-turn-helix transcriptional regulator, whose amino-acid sequence MDSGAYLASQLAKGFARSLHQRAVGLGFSPGQFPILLELWAEDGLTQKQLLERVDIEQATMANTLSRMVRDGLIERRPHPSDKRAQLLFLTPRARAMEAEAIETAREADLALFKGFRVFERELTLEYIRRLLENAKAL is encoded by the coding sequence ATGGATTCGGGAGCCTACCTTGCCAGCCAGCTGGCGAAGGGTTTTGCCCGCTCGCTGCACCAGCGCGCGGTCGGGCTCGGTTTTTCTCCAGGGCAGTTCCCCATTCTGCTGGAACTCTGGGCTGAGGACGGGCTGACCCAGAAACAGCTTCTCGAGCGGGTCGATATCGAGCAGGCGACCATGGCCAATACCCTTTCGCGCATGGTCCGCGACGGGCTGATCGAACGCCGGCCGCATCCATCCGACAAGCGGGCGCAACTGCTCTTCCTGACGCCGCGCGCCCGCGCCATGGAGGCCGAGGCGATCGAGACCGCGCGTGAGGCCGACCTGGCGCTGTTTAAAGGTTTCCGGGTTTTCGAGCGCGAGCTGACACTCGAATATATCCGCCGGCTTCTGGAAAACGCCAAGGCGCTCTGA
- the polA gene encoding DNA polymerase I, whose product MKKGDHLFLVDGSGFIFRAFHALPPLTRKTDGLPIGAVSGFCNMLWKLLKDARNTDVGVTPTHLAVIFDYSAKTFRKDLYNAYKANRSAPPEELIPQFGLIREATRAFNLPCIETEGFEADDIIATYARQAEATGGDVTIVSSDKDLMQLVSPNVHMYDSMKDKQIGIPDVIEKWGVPPEKMIDLQAMTGDSVDNVPGIPGIGPKTAAQLLEEYGDLDTLLERATEIKQVKRRETILANLDMARLSRDLVRLRTDVPLDLDLDALVLEPQNGPKLIGFLKTMEFTTLTRRVAEACDCDASAIEPAIVRIEWGETARGPDLDAAEPEPVAGGIPDVSGESVPVPPRVKAKAAVEGAFSPADLAKARAEAFATLPFDHSAYVTIRDLATLDRWIADARATGLVAFDTETTSLDAMQAELVGFSMAIADNTADPTGTKIRAAYVPLVHKNGVGDLLGGGLAENQIPMRDGLARLKALLEDESVLKVAQNLKYDYLLMKRYGIEIRSFDDTMLISYVLDAGTGAHGMDPLSEKFLGHTPISYKDVAGSGRANVTFDLVDIDRATHYAAEDADVTLRLWLVLKPRLTAAGLTSVYERLERPLLPVLARMEARGITVDRQILSRLSGELAQGAARLEDEIYQLAGERFNIGSPKQLGDILFGKMGLAGGNKTKTGQWSTSAQVLEDLAAAGFELPRKIVDWRQVTKLKSTYTDALPGYVHPETKRVHTSYSLASTTTGRLSSSEPNLQNIPVRTAEGRKIRTAFISTPGHKLISADYSQIELRVLAHVAEIPQLTKAFEDGVDIHAMTASEMFGVPVEGMPGEVRRRAKAINFGIIYGISAFGLANQLSIERSEAGDYIKKYFERFPGIRDYMESRKAMARDKGYVETIFGRRINYPEIRSSNPSVRAFNERAAINAPIQGSAADVIRRAMIKIEPALVEVGLADRVRMLLQVHDELIFEVEDGDVEKAMPVIVSVMENATMPALEMRVPLRVDARAATNWDEAH is encoded by the coding sequence ATGAAAAAAGGCGATCACCTCTTCCTAGTCGATGGTTCCGGATTCATCTTCCGGGCGTTTCATGCACTGCCGCCGCTGACCCGCAAGACCGATGGCCTGCCGATCGGCGCCGTGTCCGGTTTCTGCAACATGCTGTGGAAGCTGCTGAAGGATGCACGCAATACCGATGTCGGCGTGACGCCGACCCATCTTGCCGTCATCTTCGATTATTCCGCCAAGACGTTTCGCAAGGATCTCTACAACGCCTACAAGGCGAACCGCTCCGCGCCGCCGGAAGAGCTCATCCCGCAATTCGGCCTTATAAGAGAGGCGACCCGCGCCTTCAATCTGCCCTGCATCGAGACCGAAGGCTTCGAGGCCGACGACATCATCGCCACCTATGCCCGCCAGGCCGAAGCGACCGGCGGCGATGTCACCATCGTCTCCTCCGACAAGGATCTGATGCAGCTCGTCAGCCCCAATGTCCACATGTATGACAGCATGAAGGACAAGCAGATCGGCATTCCCGATGTCATCGAGAAATGGGGCGTGCCGCCGGAAAAGATGATCGACCTGCAGGCGATGACCGGCGATTCGGTCGATAATGTTCCCGGCATTCCCGGCATCGGCCCGAAAACTGCCGCCCAGCTCCTCGAGGAATACGGCGATCTCGACACCCTGCTCGAACGCGCCACCGAGATCAAGCAGGTCAAGCGCCGTGAGACGATCCTCGCCAATCTCGACATGGCCAGGCTCTCGCGCGATCTCGTGCGGCTGCGCACCGATGTGCCGCTCGATCTCGACCTCGACGCGCTGGTGCTGGAACCGCAGAACGGCCCGAAGCTGATCGGCTTCCTGAAGACGATGGAATTCACAACGCTGACGCGCCGTGTCGCCGAAGCCTGCGATTGCGATGCGAGCGCCATCGAACCGGCGATCGTTCGCATCGAATGGGGTGAGACGGCCCGCGGCCCCGATCTCGATGCGGCAGAGCCCGAGCCCGTTGCTGGCGGCATCCCCGACGTCTCGGGCGAATCCGTGCCGGTGCCGCCGCGGGTGAAGGCGAAAGCCGCCGTCGAAGGCGCCTTTTCGCCCGCCGATCTTGCCAAGGCGCGGGCCGAGGCCTTCGCGACGCTGCCCTTCGATCATTCGGCCTATGTGACGATCCGCGACCTGGCGACGCTCGACCGCTGGATCGCCGATGCGCGCGCGACCGGCCTCGTTGCTTTCGATACCGAGACCACGTCGCTGGATGCGATGCAGGCCGAGCTTGTCGGCTTCTCGATGGCGATCGCCGACAACACGGCCGATCCCACCGGCACGAAGATCCGTGCCGCCTATGTGCCGCTCGTCCACAAGAACGGCGTCGGCGACCTGCTCGGCGGCGGCCTTGCCGAAAATCAGATCCCCATGCGCGATGGTTTGGCGCGGTTGAAGGCATTGCTGGAAGACGAATCGGTTCTCAAAGTCGCCCAGAACCTGAAATACGACTACTTGCTGATGAAGCGCTACGGCATCGAGATCAGGAGCTTCGACGATACGATGCTGATCTCCTATGTGCTCGACGCCGGCACCGGCGCGCACGGGATGGACCCGCTTTCGGAAAAATTTCTCGGCCATACGCCGATCTCCTATAAGGACGTGGCGGGCAGCGGCAGGGCGAATGTCACCTTCGATCTCGTCGACATCGACCGCGCCACCCACTATGCCGCCGAAGATGCCGACGTGACGCTGCGCCTCTGGCTGGTGCTGAAGCCGCGGCTGACGGCGGCGGGATTGACCAGCGTCTATGAACGGCTGGAGCGGCCGCTATTGCCGGTGCTGGCGCGCATGGAAGCGCGCGGCATCACCGTCGACCGACAGATCCTGTCGCGCCTCTCCGGCGAACTGGCTCAGGGTGCGGCGCGCCTGGAAGACGAGATCTACCAGTTGGCGGGCGAGCGGTTTAATATCGGCTCGCCGAAGCAGCTGGGCGATATCCTGTTCGGCAAGATGGGCCTTGCCGGCGGCAACAAGACGAAGACAGGCCAATGGTCCACCTCCGCCCAGGTGCTCGAGGATCTGGCCGCCGCCGGTTTCGAATTGCCACGCAAGATCGTCGACTGGCGCCAGGTCACCAAGCTGAAATCGACCTATACCGACGCGCTTCCGGGTTACGTTCACCCTGAGACAAAGCGGGTCCACACCTCTTACTCGCTGGCATCGACGACCACGGGGCGCCTGTCCTCGTCGGAGCCGAACCTGCAGAACATTCCGGTGCGCACCGCAGAAGGCCGCAAGATCCGCACCGCCTTCATCTCGACGCCTGGCCACAAGCTGATCTCTGCCGACTACAGCCAGATCGAACTGCGCGTGCTTGCCCATGTGGCCGAGATCCCGCAGCTCACCAAGGCCTTCGAAGATGGCGTCGACATCCACGCCATGACGGCCTCGGAAATGTTCGGCGTGCCGGTGGAAGGCATGCCGGGCGAGGTGCGCCGCCGCGCCAAGGCGATCAATTTCGGCATCATCTACGGCATCTCGGCCTTCGGGCTTGCCAATCAGCTTTCGATCGAGCGTTCGGAAGCCGGCGACTACATCAAGAAGTATTTCGAGCGTTTCCCCGGCATCCGCGACTATATGGAAAGCCGAAAGGCCATGGCGCGCGACAAGGGTTATGTCGAAACGATCTTCGGCCGCCGCATCAACTATCCCGAAATCCGCTCGTCCAATCCATCCGTGCGCGCCTTCAACGAACGTGCGGCGATCAATGCGCCGATCCAGGGTTCGGCTGCCGACGTCATCCGCCGGGCGATGATCAAGATAGAGCCGGCGCTTGTTGAAGTCGGCCTCGCCGATCGCGTCAGAATGCTGCTGCAGGTGCATGACGAACTCATCTTCGAGGTCGAGGACGGGGATGTCGAAAAGGCGATGCCGGTCATCGTCTCGGTCATGGAAAACGCCACCATGCCGGCGCTGGAAATGCGTGTGCCACTGAGGGTCGATGCACGCGCCGCCACCAATTGGGACGAGGCGCATTAA
- a CDS encoding GrpB family protein, which produces MRAIKVVDYGPSWPRLFAEISTEVSALLGDRLLSIDHIGSTSVPGLAAKAKIDLAAVMISDAFLPAAIEVVRAADFVFHGDTGEQRWAFTRDHQAYGFKLYLCGPDNRAHRERILFRDYLRDHPERAKAYAELKRRLAAEAVGDWDFYTGGKTEFVSETVRLAALKT; this is translated from the coding sequence ATGCGTGCCATCAAGGTGGTCGACTACGGTCCTTCCTGGCCGCGGCTCTTTGCCGAGATCAGCACCGAGGTCTCCGCCTTGCTCGGCGACCGCCTGCTTTCCATCGACCATATCGGCAGCACATCGGTGCCTGGCCTGGCGGCCAAGGCGAAGATCGACCTTGCTGCGGTGATGATATCCGACGCGTTCCTGCCGGCGGCGATCGAGGTGGTGCGCGCTGCCGATTTCGTCTTCCACGGCGATACAGGAGAGCAACGATGGGCCTTCACCCGCGATCATCAAGCTTATGGCTTCAAGCTCTATCTTTGCGGACCCGATAATCGCGCGCATCGGGAGCGCATTCTGTTTCGCGATTATCTCCGGGATCACCCCGAGAGAGCCAAGGCCTATGCCGAGCTGAAACGCCGGCTGGCTGCGGAGGCAGTCGGCGATTGGGATTTTTACACCGGCGGAAAGACCGAGTTTGTCAGCGAGACGGTTCGGCTGGCTGCCTTGAAGACGTAA
- the phnN gene encoding phosphonate metabolism protein/1,5-bisphosphokinase (PRPP-forming) PhnN, which translates to MMSHEPHAGAGAERGIMVVVVGPSGAGKDTLMNLAARRFKGRDDVHFVRRVITRHRDAGGEDHLSVSLQGFAAMEQSGSFAVWWEAHGLKYGIPAEVSVALSKGHVVVANGSRSALHRFQAAFPRLKVINVTARPEVLAGRLEARGRETHEDIMARLARGPLTVRGEYDVTELDNSGSLEEAEQKIIEILDGLLTKTH; encoded by the coding sequence ATGATGTCACACGAACCCCACGCAGGAGCCGGAGCCGAGCGCGGCATCATGGTCGTCGTCGTCGGCCCGAGCGGTGCCGGCAAGGACACGCTGATGAACCTCGCGGCCCGGCGTTTCAAGGGCCGCGACGATGTGCATTTCGTCCGCCGCGTCATCACCCGTCACCGTGACGCCGGCGGCGAAGATCATCTTTCCGTCTCCCTCCAAGGGTTTGCCGCCATGGAACAGTCAGGCTCCTTCGCCGTCTGGTGGGAAGCGCACGGGCTGAAATACGGCATTCCGGCCGAGGTTTCGGTAGCCCTGTCGAAAGGCCACGTCGTCGTCGCCAACGGCTCGCGCTCGGCGCTTCATCGCTTCCAGGCCGCCTTCCCGCGTCTGAAAGTCATCAACGTCACCGCCCGCCCCGAAGTGCTCGCTGGCCGGCTGGAGGCGCGCGGCCGCGAGACGCATGAGGATATCATGGCTCGGCTTGCCCGCGGACCGCTGACGGTGCGCGGCGAATACGACGTGACGGAGCTCGACAATAGCGGCTCGCTCGAAGAGGCCGAGCAGAAGATAATCGAGATCCTCGACGGGTTGCTGACCAAGACGCACTGA
- a CDS encoding alpha-D-ribose 1-methylphosphonate 5-triphosphate diphosphatase gives MSKETVFSNARIVLEDDILSGSILIRDGKIADISGSNSVAGEDFEGDYVIPGLVELHTDHLEGHYQPRPGIRWNKTAAIQAHDAQIVTSGITTVFDCLRMGADEDGGFEHGEMREMADAIQSAETEGRLRAEHLIHLRCEVSADNVLEHFADFENDRHVRLVSLMDHAPGQRQFQTMDQYIFYYQKKRGLSDEAFAHFVAKRQAESARNSTPHRNAIAKVCAERGITVASHDDATLSHVDEAIDNGVRLAEFPTSFDAARASHRHGMSVLMGAPNIVRGKSHSGNIAARDLAEMGVLDVLSSDYVPLSLLHAPFILADEVESISLPKAIAMVTSTPARTVSLDDRGRIATGLRADLVRVHRSHGVPVTRSVWRQGRRVA, from the coding sequence ATGAGCAAAGAGACCGTGTTTTCCAACGCCCGGATCGTTCTCGAGGACGACATCCTCTCGGGCTCGATCCTCATCCGGGACGGGAAGATCGCCGACATCTCCGGGAGTAACTCGGTAGCCGGCGAAGATTTCGAAGGCGACTACGTCATTCCCGGCCTCGTCGAGCTGCACACCGATCATCTCGAAGGCCATTATCAGCCGCGCCCCGGTATTCGCTGGAACAAGACCGCCGCCATCCAGGCGCATGACGCCCAGATCGTCACCTCAGGCATTACCACGGTGTTCGACTGCCTGCGCATGGGTGCGGACGAGGACGGCGGCTTCGAACATGGCGAGATGCGCGAGATGGCCGATGCCATCCAGTCGGCGGAGACGGAAGGCAGGCTGCGCGCCGAGCACCTCATCCATTTGCGCTGCGAGGTCTCGGCCGACAATGTGCTCGAGCATTTCGCCGATTTCGAAAACGACCGCCACGTGCGGCTCGTCTCGCTGATGGATCATGCGCCCGGCCAGCGTCAGTTTCAGACGATGGATCAATATATTTTCTACTACCAAAAGAAGCGGGGCCTGAGCGACGAGGCCTTCGCCCATTTCGTCGCCAAGCGCCAGGCAGAATCGGCGCGCAATTCGACGCCGCACCGCAACGCTATCGCCAAGGTCTGCGCCGAGCGCGGCATTACCGTGGCAAGCCATGACGATGCGACGCTCTCGCATGTCGACGAGGCGATCGACAACGGCGTGCGCCTGGCCGAATTCCCGACCAGCTTCGATGCCGCCCGGGCGTCGCACAGACATGGCATGAGCGTGCTGATGGGAGCGCCGAACATCGTTCGCGGCAAATCTCATTCCGGCAACATCGCCGCCCGCGACCTTGCCGAGATGGGCGTGCTCGACGTGCTTTCCTCCGACTACGTGCCGCTCAGCCTGCTACATGCACCGTTCATCCTCGCCGATGAGGTGGAGAGCATCAGCCTGCCGAAGGCGATCGCCATGGTGACGTCGACGCCCGCCCGCACCGTCAGCCTCGATGATCGCGGACGGATCGCGACGGGGCTGCGCGCCGATCTTGTCCGCGTCCATCGTTCGCATGGTGTGCCGGTGACACGCTCGGTCTGGCGCCAAGGACGCCGTGTCGCATGA
- a CDS encoding DUF1045 domain-containing protein, which translates to MRYALYFSPPKDDPLTGAASLWLGRNAFTGETYPAPEHEQLGAAEQFELTADPRRYGFHATIKAPFSLASSVTEKDLMTVAEDFAQRTQAFEIPELVLGQLGRFFALVPGSVHQPLQDFAAKVVRSFEPFRAALSEADLARRNPEKLSDSQRAHLQRWGYPYVMEDFGFHMTLSGQVPETRAQVMKAILTERFAGFTGRPLSISGLAVFIEETRGAPFKIHSWLPLAGAKS; encoded by the coding sequence TTGCGCTACGCTCTCTATTTCTCGCCGCCGAAGGATGATCCCCTGACCGGCGCGGCCTCGCTCTGGCTCGGTCGCAATGCTTTCACCGGCGAGACCTATCCGGCACCTGAACATGAGCAACTGGGTGCGGCAGAGCAATTCGAGCTGACCGCCGACCCGCGGCGCTACGGCTTTCACGCCACGATCAAGGCGCCGTTTTCGCTCGCCTCCTCGGTCACCGAGAAGGATCTCATGACTGTTGCCGAGGATTTTGCCCAGCGCACGCAAGCCTTCGAGATTCCTGAACTCGTGCTCGGCCAGCTCGGCCGTTTTTTTGCTCTCGTTCCCGGTTCTGTTCATCAACCTCTTCAGGATTTCGCCGCGAAGGTGGTAAGGTCGTTCGAACCGTTCCGCGCAGCGCTTTCCGAGGCCGATTTGGCTCGGCGCAACCCGGAGAAGCTCAGCGACAGCCAGCGTGCCCATCTGCAGCGCTGGGGTTATCCTTACGTCATGGAGGATTTCGGCTTTCACATGACGCTGAGCGGCCAGGTGCCCGAGACACGAGCTCAGGTGATGAAAGCGATCCTGACCGAGCGTTTTGCCGGTTTCACCGGCCGGCCGCTTTCGATTTCCGGCCTTGCCGTCTTCATCGAAGAGACGCGCGGTGCCCCGTTCAAAATTCATTCCTGGCTGCCGCTTGCCGGCGCCAAAAGCTGA